One window of the Betta splendens chromosome 21, fBetSpl5.4, whole genome shotgun sequence genome contains the following:
- the LOC114847306 gene encoding nck-associated protein 5-like isoform X10 → MVTLQQHFSSMEETVRTLLQNQDSVQGPKVDPMDLMKAYKDKLLEEMWKQQDSLDGCTATAAEMVTSPEESSQDSNPLLERLRALEAENSALSMENDNQRKQYERCLDEVANQVVQALLTQKDLKEECVKLRTRVFDLEQQNRILSVLFQQRVKMSSNPVSQDVQRNGKAGVAAGRWPSLLSLTCPRSSGSGSGSELSLSSACSEYSSGSHTWAEGRGLSKQCGSNRDKRMSTGSVSSNHSEPIKQTDLGWKEGHILKGLKHLQMHSSKEATSLVSAPHCKDCMTSNEGIYSLGVKSGQRETTTKPIAPTNKPPKIEAGCTALDSDDADDNSHKLQSESNDTPVKELLCLEKLGDDDTNSQENLVKLAVDCGLFPSPVSGNLLFLDSPKLRPGVSPTDSLTYTEETNRNTLGKKLSDRNNNQERSADRKSRLDHIKRQDGRLVTNQVESGMADMSMSIQNSVARALSLNDARQRSSSVEVGHYRDQASQVGGKSQHHSISEASQRKPKPQPCDSARKAFILRSKSADAGPDQAKHTHSPLHQKLISQKPKEQSNHTGPSASSKRANVKKTHSSSKGALPRGEKDENIAASANSKSLESVQQRSPLASPVKHSKTVKPPGINERSQQMSPTKASLQITRPQSSYDSVEESIYDNLPCSPRKLRRQDQHYDASGSKHRSPSPPLPPGRTSSLVFRPDGDTLPNGHKCAGQGSTAETIASGANKSHSNQVPSAVQPHQSNPTKDNQHQMGAENNPPKDIPNKMYHTHSSKIQSVPLQESQASESVQLSMGRTSMCYDENGSSSVLPNTSILQRSQQSISEPKLSEVLPQAYSNVYHHGIANNSHTSVKMALPVNAKSHEAIAGQETSTFLVFGRHNKEETNSKSFQTFQTFTCDPQMIHERGVHDKARRKIETRCNSLDSEPSIQPTASDSGVMLDWGFDEEGWLFKRSVSVSTRPLLKPVMGMNGAKARSQSFGARYMDRPSFNRSGKVRTQIKTHSGSSLNSLGDVLPGSMSCSSSYHCPMNRSLLNNFLIEEGLTGPSHLGSSSERLQSLKLQREHARRLQIEQQFSSAFGEPVSEEPERQSTITTIEEKVMLGIEENLHKSQEQERSSEVKPKPSSTLANWFGFRKSKLPAPSGKKTDPPKVKEDKREQKITSLLGGKQIKSDKKRDRRKSDGKDCSVGRRESHDAVRACISMPCPGMSMNEIQGHGDFTGEPKMMSRRSDGENGSTHQEAVIVCRQK, encoded by the exons ATGgtgacactgcagcagcacttcTCCAG CATGGAGGAGACGGTGCGCACGCTACTGCAGAACCAGGATTCAGTGCAGGGCCCAAAAGTGGACCCCATGGACCTCATGAAAGCATACAAG GACAAACTGCTGGAGGAGATgtggaagcagcaggacagtctGGACGGTTGTACGGCCACAGCTGCAGAGATGGTGACCTCGCCGGAGGAGAGTTCACAGGACAGTAACCCCCTCCTAGAGCGTCTCAGGGCCCTGGAG GCGGAGAACTCGGCGCTGTCAATGGAAAATGACAATCAGAGAAAACAGTATGAACGTTGTCTGGATGAG GTGGCCAACCAGGTGGTGCAGGCCCTCCTCACACAGAAG GACTTGAAAGAAGAGTGCGTGAAGCTTCGGACCCGTGTTTTTGACTTGGAGCAGCAAAACCGTATACTGAGTGTGCTGTTTCAACAACGTGTCAAAATGTCCAGCAACCCCGTGTCCCAG GACGTCCAGCGGAATGGAAAAGCAGGTGTTGCTGCAGGAAGGTGGCCCAGCCTGCTGAGTCTGACATGCCCACGCAGCAGTGGCAGTGGTAGTGGCAGTGAACTTTCATTATCAAGCGCCTGTAGTGAGTACTCCAGCGGTTCCCACACCTGGGCTGAAGGACGTGGTTTATCCAAACAG TGTGGCTCAAACCGAGACAAAAGGATGAGCACAGGGTCTGTTTCCAGCAATCACTCAGAACCTATCAAGCAGACAGACCTGGGATGGAAAGAAGGACATATTCTGAAAGGCCTGAAGCATCTCCAGATGCACAGCTCTAAAGAGGCGACCTCACTTGTATCCGCTCCACACTGCAAAGATTGTATGACATCAAATGAGGGCATATACTCACTTGGTGTCAAGTCTGGGCAGCGAGAGACTACAACCAAGCCAATAGCCCCAACAAATAAACCCCCCAAGATTGAAGCAGGGTGTACTGCCCTAGACTCTGATGATGCAGATGATAATTCACATAAATTGCAAAGCGAATCTAATGACACTCCAGTAAAAGAGCTTCTTTGCTTGGAGAAACTGGGGGATGATGACACCAATTCTCAAGAAAACCTTGTAAAACTTGCAGTAGACTGTGGTCTTTTTCCATCACCTGTATCAGGCAACCTATTATTTTTGGATAGCCCCAAACTTAGACCTGGTGTAAGCCCAACAGACAGCCTTACATATACAGAGGAAACCAACAGAAACACATTGGGCAAAAAGCTTAGTGACAGAAACAACAACCAGGAAAGGTCAGCTGACCGTAAATCGAGGCTTGATCACATTAAAAGACAAGATGGCAGGTTAGTGACTAACCAAGTGGAATCAGGGATGGCTGACATGAGCATGTCTATTCAAAACAGTGTGGCAAGAGCTCTTAGTCTGAATGACGCCAGGCAGCGCAGCTCCTCAGTGGAGGTTGGTCATTACAGAGACCAGGCAAGTCAAGTCGGTGGTAAAAGTCAGCACCACAGCATATCAGAAGCTTCCCAGAGGAAACCAAAACCTCAGCCGTGTGATTCAGCCAGGAAGGCTTTTATTCTGCGGAGCAAGAGTGCAGATGCAGGACCGGACCAAGCTAAGCATACCCATTCTCCTCTCCACCAAAAGCTTATTAGTCAGAAACCAAAAGAACAGTCAAACCATACTGGACCCAGTGCATCCAGCAAAAGAGCAAATGTCAAGAAAACACACAGTTCAAGCAAAGGAGCCTTACCTAGAGGTGAAAAAGATGAGAATATTGCTGCGTCAGCAAATTCAAAGTCTCTGGAAAGTGTCCAACAGCGCTCTCCTCTGGCTTCTCCTGTGAAACACTCAAAGACAGTTAAGCCTCCAGGGATCAATGAACGCTCCCAACAAATGAGCCCAACAAAAGCAAGTTTGCAAATCACAAGGCCTCAATCAAGCTATGATTCTGTGGAGGAGAGCATTTATGACAACTTACCCTGCTCTCCAAGAAAACTGCGACGCCAAGACCAGCACTATGATGCTTCTGGTTCAAAACACAGGTCCCCATCCCCTCCACTGCCTCCAGGTCGAACTTCTTCCCTTGTATTTAGACCTGATGGTGACACTTTACCCAATGGCCATAAATGTGCAGGTCAAGGCTCTACTGCTGAGACAATAGCCTCAGGTGCCAACAAGTCACACTCAAACCAGGTTCCATCTGCTGTACAACCACATCAATCCAACCCAACTAAAGACAATCAACATCAAATGGGTGCTGAAAATAATCCACCAAAAGACATCCCCAACAAGATGTACCACACTCACTCATCCAAGATACAGTCTGTCCCTCTTCAAGAAAGTCAAGCTTCAGAGTCAGTCCAGTTATCGATGGGCAGAACGTCCATGTGCTATGATGAAAACGGTTCTTCCTCTGTGCTCCCCAACACAAGCATCCTACAAAGATCCCAACAGAGCATTAGTGAGCCAAAACTTTCCGAAGTCTTGCCGCAGGCATATTCTAATGTTTACCACCATGGGATTGCCAATAATTCTCACACTTCTGTCAAAATGGCTCTTCCCGTAAATGCAAAATCTCATGAAGCAATCGCTGGACAGGAAACAAGCACCTTTCTCGTCTTTGGAAGACAtaacaaagaagaaacaaactcTAAAAGTTTCCAGACCTTCCAGACTTTTACGTGTGATCCCCAGATGATACACGAACGTGGTGTTCATGACAAAGCTCGCAGGAAGATCGAGACCCGCTGTAACTCATTAGATTCTGAGCCATCCATTCAGCCCACAGCATCAGACAGCGGTGTGATGTTAGACTGGGGATTTGATGAGGAAGGCTGGTTGTTTAAAAGGTCTGTGTCTGTATCAACCAGGCCTCTTCTTAAACCAGTAATGGGCATGAATGGTGCCAAGGCTCGTAGCCAGAGCTTTGGCGCTCGTTACATGGACAGGCCAAGCTTCAACCGTTCTGGAAAGGTTCGGACACAGATTAAAACCCACTCAGGGAGCTCCCTGAACTCACTTGGAGATGTCCTTCCAGGGAGTATGAGTTGCTCTAGTAGCTACCATTGTCCAATGAATCGATCTCTTCTGAACAACTTCTTGATTGAAGAGGGTTTGACCGGTCCCTCGCATTTAGGATCGTCTAGTGAAAGACTTCAAAGTCTTAAACTCCAACGGGAGCATGCTAGGCGCCTGCAGATCGAGCAACAGTTTTCCAGCGCATTCGGGGAGCCAGTATCTGAAGAGCCAGAGAGACAAAGTACTATAACCACAATTGAGGAGAAAGTTATGCTTGGCATAGAGGAGAACTTGCACAAGTctcaggagcaggagagaagcAGTGAGGTGAAACCAAAACCCAGTTCAACCTTGGCAAATTGGTTTGGTTTTCGCAAGAGCAAGCTTCCTGCTCCAAGTGGCAAAAAAACTGATCCACCAAAAGTAAAAGAGGACAAGAGGGAGCAGAAGATTACATCACTTCTGGGAGGAAAGCAGATAAAGTCTGACaaaaagagagacagaagaaaaagtGATGGAAAAGACTG CTCAGTGGGAAGGAGAGAGTCCCATGATGCAGTGCGGGCGTGCATATCAATGCCCTGCCCTGGAATGTCCATGAATGAAATACAAGGACACGGTGACTTCACCGGAGAACCGAAG ATGATGAGCCGAAGATCTGATGGTGAAAATGGATCGACCCACCAGGAAGCAGTAATAG TGTGCAGACAGAAGTGA
- the LOC114847306 gene encoding nck-associated protein 5-like isoform X9: MVTLQQHFSSMEETVRTLLQNQDSVQGPKVDPMDLMKAYKDKLLEEMWKQQDSLDGCTATAAEMVTSPEESSQDSNPLLERLRALEAENSALSMENDNQRKQYERCLDEVANQVVQALLTQKDLKEECVKLRTRVFDLEQQNRILSVLFQQRVKMSSNPVSQDVQRNGKAGVAAGRWPSLLSLTCPRSSGSGSGSELSLSSACSEYSSGSHTWAEGRGLSKQCGSNRDKRMSTGSVSSNHSEPIKQTDLGWKEGHILKGLKHLQMHSSKEATSLVSAPHCKDCMTSNEGIYSLGVKSGQRETTTKPIAPTNKPPKIEAGCTALDSDDADDNSHKLQSESNDTPVKELLCLEKLGDDDTNSQENLVKLAVDCGLFPSPVSGNLLFLDSPKLRPGVSPTDSLTYTEETNRNTLGKKLSDRNNNQERSADRKSRLDHIKRQDGRLVTNQVESGMADMSMSIQNSVARALSLNDARQRSSSVEVGHYRDQASQVGGKSQHHSISEASQRKPKPQPCDSARKAFILRSKSADAGPDQAKHTHSPLHQKLISQKPKEQSNHTGPSASSKRANVKKTHSSSKGALPRGEKDENIAASANSKSLESVQQRSPLASPVKHSKTVKPPGINERSQQMSPTKASLQITRPQSSYDSVEESIYDNLPCSPRKLRRQDQHYDASGSKHRSPSPPLPPGRTSSLVFRPDGDTLPNGHKCAGQGSTAETIASGANKSHSNQVPSAVQPHQSNPTKDNQHQMGAENNPPKDIPNKMYHTHSSKIQSVPLQESQASESVQLSMGRTSMCYDENGSSSVLPNTSILQRSQQSISEPKLSEVLPQAYSNVYHHGIANNSHTSVKMALPVNAKSHEAIAGQETSTFLVFGRHNKEETNSKSFQTFQTFTCDPQMIHERGVHDKARRKIETRCNSLDSEPSIQPTASDSGVMLDWGFDEEGWLFKRSVSVSTRPLLKPVMGMNGAKARSQSFGARYMDRPSFNRSGKVRTQIKTHSGSSLNSLGDVLPGSMSCSSSYHCPMNRSLLNNFLIEEGLTGPSHLGSSSERLQSLKLQREHARRLQIEQQFSSAFGEPVSEEPERQSTITTIEEKVMLGIEENLHKSQEQERSSEVKPKPSSTLANWFGFRKSKLPAPSGKKTDPPKVKEDKREQKITSLLGGKQIKSDKKRDRRKSDGKDCSVGRRESHDAVRACISMPCPGMSMNEIQGHGDFTGEPKMQMMSRRSDGENGSTHQEAVIVCRQK, translated from the exons ATGgtgacactgcagcagcacttcTCCAG CATGGAGGAGACGGTGCGCACGCTACTGCAGAACCAGGATTCAGTGCAGGGCCCAAAAGTGGACCCCATGGACCTCATGAAAGCATACAAG GACAAACTGCTGGAGGAGATgtggaagcagcaggacagtctGGACGGTTGTACGGCCACAGCTGCAGAGATGGTGACCTCGCCGGAGGAGAGTTCACAGGACAGTAACCCCCTCCTAGAGCGTCTCAGGGCCCTGGAG GCGGAGAACTCGGCGCTGTCAATGGAAAATGACAATCAGAGAAAACAGTATGAACGTTGTCTGGATGAG GTGGCCAACCAGGTGGTGCAGGCCCTCCTCACACAGAAG GACTTGAAAGAAGAGTGCGTGAAGCTTCGGACCCGTGTTTTTGACTTGGAGCAGCAAAACCGTATACTGAGTGTGCTGTTTCAACAACGTGTCAAAATGTCCAGCAACCCCGTGTCCCAG GACGTCCAGCGGAATGGAAAAGCAGGTGTTGCTGCAGGAAGGTGGCCCAGCCTGCTGAGTCTGACATGCCCACGCAGCAGTGGCAGTGGTAGTGGCAGTGAACTTTCATTATCAAGCGCCTGTAGTGAGTACTCCAGCGGTTCCCACACCTGGGCTGAAGGACGTGGTTTATCCAAACAG TGTGGCTCAAACCGAGACAAAAGGATGAGCACAGGGTCTGTTTCCAGCAATCACTCAGAACCTATCAAGCAGACAGACCTGGGATGGAAAGAAGGACATATTCTGAAAGGCCTGAAGCATCTCCAGATGCACAGCTCTAAAGAGGCGACCTCACTTGTATCCGCTCCACACTGCAAAGATTGTATGACATCAAATGAGGGCATATACTCACTTGGTGTCAAGTCTGGGCAGCGAGAGACTACAACCAAGCCAATAGCCCCAACAAATAAACCCCCCAAGATTGAAGCAGGGTGTACTGCCCTAGACTCTGATGATGCAGATGATAATTCACATAAATTGCAAAGCGAATCTAATGACACTCCAGTAAAAGAGCTTCTTTGCTTGGAGAAACTGGGGGATGATGACACCAATTCTCAAGAAAACCTTGTAAAACTTGCAGTAGACTGTGGTCTTTTTCCATCACCTGTATCAGGCAACCTATTATTTTTGGATAGCCCCAAACTTAGACCTGGTGTAAGCCCAACAGACAGCCTTACATATACAGAGGAAACCAACAGAAACACATTGGGCAAAAAGCTTAGTGACAGAAACAACAACCAGGAAAGGTCAGCTGACCGTAAATCGAGGCTTGATCACATTAAAAGACAAGATGGCAGGTTAGTGACTAACCAAGTGGAATCAGGGATGGCTGACATGAGCATGTCTATTCAAAACAGTGTGGCAAGAGCTCTTAGTCTGAATGACGCCAGGCAGCGCAGCTCCTCAGTGGAGGTTGGTCATTACAGAGACCAGGCAAGTCAAGTCGGTGGTAAAAGTCAGCACCACAGCATATCAGAAGCTTCCCAGAGGAAACCAAAACCTCAGCCGTGTGATTCAGCCAGGAAGGCTTTTATTCTGCGGAGCAAGAGTGCAGATGCAGGACCGGACCAAGCTAAGCATACCCATTCTCCTCTCCACCAAAAGCTTATTAGTCAGAAACCAAAAGAACAGTCAAACCATACTGGACCCAGTGCATCCAGCAAAAGAGCAAATGTCAAGAAAACACACAGTTCAAGCAAAGGAGCCTTACCTAGAGGTGAAAAAGATGAGAATATTGCTGCGTCAGCAAATTCAAAGTCTCTGGAAAGTGTCCAACAGCGCTCTCCTCTGGCTTCTCCTGTGAAACACTCAAAGACAGTTAAGCCTCCAGGGATCAATGAACGCTCCCAACAAATGAGCCCAACAAAAGCAAGTTTGCAAATCACAAGGCCTCAATCAAGCTATGATTCTGTGGAGGAGAGCATTTATGACAACTTACCCTGCTCTCCAAGAAAACTGCGACGCCAAGACCAGCACTATGATGCTTCTGGTTCAAAACACAGGTCCCCATCCCCTCCACTGCCTCCAGGTCGAACTTCTTCCCTTGTATTTAGACCTGATGGTGACACTTTACCCAATGGCCATAAATGTGCAGGTCAAGGCTCTACTGCTGAGACAATAGCCTCAGGTGCCAACAAGTCACACTCAAACCAGGTTCCATCTGCTGTACAACCACATCAATCCAACCCAACTAAAGACAATCAACATCAAATGGGTGCTGAAAATAATCCACCAAAAGACATCCCCAACAAGATGTACCACACTCACTCATCCAAGATACAGTCTGTCCCTCTTCAAGAAAGTCAAGCTTCAGAGTCAGTCCAGTTATCGATGGGCAGAACGTCCATGTGCTATGATGAAAACGGTTCTTCCTCTGTGCTCCCCAACACAAGCATCCTACAAAGATCCCAACAGAGCATTAGTGAGCCAAAACTTTCCGAAGTCTTGCCGCAGGCATATTCTAATGTTTACCACCATGGGATTGCCAATAATTCTCACACTTCTGTCAAAATGGCTCTTCCCGTAAATGCAAAATCTCATGAAGCAATCGCTGGACAGGAAACAAGCACCTTTCTCGTCTTTGGAAGACAtaacaaagaagaaacaaactcTAAAAGTTTCCAGACCTTCCAGACTTTTACGTGTGATCCCCAGATGATACACGAACGTGGTGTTCATGACAAAGCTCGCAGGAAGATCGAGACCCGCTGTAACTCATTAGATTCTGAGCCATCCATTCAGCCCACAGCATCAGACAGCGGTGTGATGTTAGACTGGGGATTTGATGAGGAAGGCTGGTTGTTTAAAAGGTCTGTGTCTGTATCAACCAGGCCTCTTCTTAAACCAGTAATGGGCATGAATGGTGCCAAGGCTCGTAGCCAGAGCTTTGGCGCTCGTTACATGGACAGGCCAAGCTTCAACCGTTCTGGAAAGGTTCGGACACAGATTAAAACCCACTCAGGGAGCTCCCTGAACTCACTTGGAGATGTCCTTCCAGGGAGTATGAGTTGCTCTAGTAGCTACCATTGTCCAATGAATCGATCTCTTCTGAACAACTTCTTGATTGAAGAGGGTTTGACCGGTCCCTCGCATTTAGGATCGTCTAGTGAAAGACTTCAAAGTCTTAAACTCCAACGGGAGCATGCTAGGCGCCTGCAGATCGAGCAACAGTTTTCCAGCGCATTCGGGGAGCCAGTATCTGAAGAGCCAGAGAGACAAAGTACTATAACCACAATTGAGGAGAAAGTTATGCTTGGCATAGAGGAGAACTTGCACAAGTctcaggagcaggagagaagcAGTGAGGTGAAACCAAAACCCAGTTCAACCTTGGCAAATTGGTTTGGTTTTCGCAAGAGCAAGCTTCCTGCTCCAAGTGGCAAAAAAACTGATCCACCAAAAGTAAAAGAGGACAAGAGGGAGCAGAAGATTACATCACTTCTGGGAGGAAAGCAGATAAAGTCTGACaaaaagagagacagaagaaaaagtGATGGAAAAGACTG CTCAGTGGGAAGGAGAGAGTCCCATGATGCAGTGCGGGCGTGCATATCAATGCCCTGCCCTGGAATGTCCATGAATGAAATACAAGGACACGGTGACTTCACCGGAGAACCGAAG ATGCAGATGATGAGCCGAAGATCTGATGGTGAAAATGGATCGACCCACCAGGAAGCAGTAATAG TGTGCAGACAGAAGTGA